Proteins encoded together in one Vanessa cardui chromosome 19, ilVanCard2.1, whole genome shotgun sequence window:
- the LOC124537995 gene encoding galactose mutarotase-like, producing the protein MVQLHEEDFGTFRNEPVRKFIWTTDSGFSVSVISYGAIIQSIEVPDKNGINSDVVLGFDDIDGYVNRNTPYLGATVGRCANRIGGAFFEIDGKTYSLAKNIGEDHLHGGLIGFDKVNWKSTVNGNKVVFSYLSKDGEEGYPGDLLTNVIYEVNDDDVLYVEFMATTTKKTVVNLTNHSYFNLAGHNAGSAEVYNHVININADRITETTSESIPTGRFIKVGGTPYDLRVPTRLGDAMRRATGLYDDNFCVTSTGKQDINFVSRVTHPASGRYLEVYSNQPGVQLYTSDFLPSPNEAALVGKGGVGYRRHGAFCLETQVYPDAVHHAGFPSAILTPGEVYRHKVNYHFGSVSVDGPQVVLN; encoded by the exons ATGGTGCAATTACACGAGGAAGATTTCGGTACGTTTAGAAATGAGCCTGTTCGGAAATTCATATGGACTACGGACAGCGGTTTCTCGGTATCCGTAATATCTTATGGTGCTATTATCCAATCCATTGAG GTTCCAGACAAAAACGGCATAAATAGTGATGTGGTGTTGGGCTTTGACGACATCGATGGTTACGTGAATCGAAATACGCCATATTTGGGCGCAACTGTTGGGAGGTGCGCGAACAGGATTGGTGGAGCATTTTTTGAAATTGACGGAAAAACTTATTCATTGGCGAAGAACATTGGTGAGGATCACTTGCATGGAGGTTTAATTGGGTTTGACAAG GTCAACTGGAAGTCAACCGTTAACGGTAACAAAGTTGTTTTCAGCTACTTGTCCAAAGATGGCGAAGAAGGATACCCTGGTGATTTACTTACCAATGTTATTTACGAAGTCAATGACGACGATGTACTGTACGTGGAATTTATGGCAACCACCACCAAGAAGACCGTGGTCAACTTAACCAACCACTCGTATTTTAACCTGGCCGGTCACAATGCTGGTTCAGCCGAGGTTTACAACCACGTTATCAACATAAACGCTGATAG AATTACTGAAACCACATCCGAGTCGATTCCAACCGGCCGTTTTATTAAAGTGGGAGGTACACCTTACGATCTCCGTGTGCCAACACGACTGGGTGACGCCATGAGGAGAGCGACTGGCCTATATGACGACAACTTTTGTGTTACTTCAACTGGCAAACAG GATATCAACTTCGTCTCAAGAGTCACCCATCCAGCCTCTGGGAGATACCTGGAAGTTTACAGCAACCAGCCTGGAGTCCAGTTGTACACCAGCGATTTCTTGCCATCACCAAACGAAGCGGCTCTGGTAGGGAAAGGGGGCGTTGGATACAGACGCCATGGAGCCTTCTGTCTCGAGACCCAAGTATATCCTGACGCGGTTCATCATGCTGGCTTCCCAAGTGCAATACTGACACCAGGAGAAGTTTACAGGcataaagtaaattatcattttgGATCCGTTTCAGTGGATGGGCCGCAAGTAGTTCTAAACTGA
- the LOC124538008 gene encoding tryptophan 2,3-dioxygenase translates to MACPMRSIIDEAGQEGNHLGNEAGMLYGEYLMLDKLLSAQRMLSAESSKPVHDEHLFIVTHQAYELWFKQIIFEVDSVRSLLDVEGLDESHTMEILKRLNRIVLILKLLVDQVMILETMTPLDFMDFRNYLRPASGFQSLQFRLLENKLGLKQALRVKYNQNYQTVFGDDPEAIESLHKSEEEPALLALIERWLERTPGLNTYGFNFWGKFQAAVDKLIKGDIEEAMREPNEVVRRHRLQDAENRREIYRSIFDPAVHDALRSRGERRLSHRALQGAIMITFYRDEPRFSQPHQLLTLLMDIDSLITKWRYNHVIMVQRMIGSQQLGTGGSSGYQYLRSTLSDRYKVFLDLFNLSTFLLPRSLIPPLDDGMKKDLNLTWGEQIKENGQNGDHQQNGLDDSLSKLSINSSS, encoded by the exons atggcCTGTCCTATGAg ATCAATAATAGATGAAGCAGGGCAAGAAGGTAACCACCTCGGTAATGAGGCGGGAATGCTCTACGGGGAATATTTGATGCTCGATAAATTGCTCAGCGCTCAGAGAATGCTCAGCGCCGAATCATCGAAACCTGTGCATGATGAACATCTGTTTATTGTGACACATCAAG CGTACGAGTTGTGGTTTAAGCAGATAATATTTGAAGTGGACTCCGTGAGATCGTTACTCGATGTAGAAGGATTAGACGAGAGCCACACCATGGAGATTTTGAAACGTCTAAACAGAATAGTGTTAATATTAAAG CTTTTAGTCGACCAAGTGATGATCTTAGAGACCATGACGCCATTAGACTTTATGGACTTCAGGAATTATTTACGACCGGCGTCTGGATTCCAAAGTCTTCAGTTTCGACTGCTGGAAAATAAA TTGGGTCTAAAGCAAGCTCTGCGTgttaaatacaatcaaaattaCCAAACTGTGTTCGGAGATGACCCGGAAGCCATAGAATCATTACATAA GTCTGAAGAGGAGCCCGCGCTTCTTGCACTTATAGAACGATGGTTGGAACGGACGCCTGGTCTTAATACCTACGGGTTCAACTTCTGGGGCAAATTCCAGGCGGCTGTAGACAAGCTGATCAAAGGCGATATCGAAGAAGCAATG CGTGAACCCAACGAAGTGGTGCGTCGCCATCGTCTGCAGGACGCTGAAAACAGGCGGGAAATATACCGATCCATCTTCGACCCGGCTGTTCACGACGCGCTGCGCTCAAGGGGAGAAAGAAG GCTTTCCCACCGCGCACTACAAGGCGCTATCATGATTACGTTCTACCGCGATGAGCCACGCTTCTCTCAGCCGCATCAACTGCTGACTCTGCTGATGGACATTGACAGCCTGATAACGAAATGGCGTT ATAATCACGTGATAATGGTTCAACGCATGATCGGCTCCCAGCAGCTCGGAACAGGCGGTTCCTCTGGATACCAGTATCTACGATCCACGCTTag TGACCGGTACAAGGTGTTCTTGGACCTTTTTAACCTATCGACGTTCCTGCTACCTCGCTCCCTCATCCCCCCTCTTGATGACGGGATGAAGAAAGACCTTAACTTAACATGGGGTGAACAAATCAAGGAGAACGGCCAGAACGGAGATCACCAACAAAATGGATTAGACGATTCTTTATCAAAACTATCGATCAATTCTTCGTCATAA